Proteins encoded by one window of Ignavibacteriota bacterium:
- a CDS encoding protein BatD, with product MKNITLALILIFAGTFIAIAQDFDATVSKNPVTVGERFQVTFTLNIEGSNFKAPDFKGFTVMSGPSQSQNIQIINGAMKRSLAFSYVLAADKTGEFTIGSATITSDGNTLKSNTVLVKVLPETDVQKQRRQQELDQEKALGDQAMQILKDNIFVKLSVSKRDVYQGEQITATYKLFIHPELNIVQINPSKIPSFNGFWTQELNIDKVNWQREIVNGVPFNAAVIKQVVLFPQRSGQLSIEPYEFDIIARLKVQSRRRNDPFSSFFDDPFFGGSYRDFPYKPKSESSSINVKSLPGNQPDNFAGAVGNLGMDAWLDKSSVKAGEPLTLKVKISGRGNMKLIEPLKVNFPPDFEVYDPKTIDNISVSAGGVTGNITYEYLFIPRNAGTYKIEPVIFSYFDLTNNSYNSVRSAEFEISVDKSEKTISGNVVSGVRKEEVQLIGKDIRFIKLTSGNLQKNRISFMFSDLFWLMLLLPLLIFFIIFFWLRKRKKLQSDILLFKNKRATKISRKRLSTAKKYMAKSEQNKFYEEINKAMWGYLGDKLAINTSELTKDNARRILNESGVSESMIDEFLNALDSAEFARYAPSASNHDMNSIYKSAVKSITDLEGVLR from the coding sequence ATGAAAAACATAACTTTAGCATTAATTCTAATATTTGCCGGCACTTTCATTGCCATTGCACAGGATTTCGATGCTACTGTCAGCAAGAATCCTGTTACAGTAGGCGAAAGATTTCAGGTTACATTTACTTTAAATATTGAAGGTTCTAATTTCAAAGCACCTGATTTCAAGGGATTTACTGTAATGAGTGGTCCAAGTCAGTCTCAAAACATACAAATTATTAATGGAGCTATGAAACGCTCTCTTGCATTTAGTTATGTTCTTGCAGCTGACAAAACCGGAGAATTCACTATTGGCTCAGCCACAATCACAAGCGATGGAAATACTTTAAAATCAAATACTGTTTTGGTCAAGGTACTTCCGGAAACTGACGTGCAAAAACAAAGACGTCAGCAAGAACTCGATCAGGAGAAAGCTCTTGGTGATCAGGCAATGCAAATTCTAAAAGATAATATTTTTGTAAAACTCAGTGTATCAAAAAGAGATGTTTATCAGGGCGAACAAATTACTGCGACTTATAAGCTTTTCATACATCCGGAATTAAATATTGTCCAGATTAATCCCTCTAAAATTCCATCTTTCAACGGATTTTGGACTCAGGAATTAAATATTGACAAAGTAAATTGGCAAAGAGAAATTGTAAACGGAGTACCTTTTAATGCTGCAGTAATTAAGCAGGTTGTTTTATTTCCACAGAGATCGGGGCAATTATCTATTGAACCTTATGAATTTGATATTATTGCTCGTTTGAAAGTGCAATCTCGCCGAAGAAACGACCCTTTCAGTTCTTTTTTTGATGACCCGTTCTTCGGAGGTTCTTACAGAGACTTTCCATATAAACCAAAATCAGAATCCTCCAGTATTAACGTAAAATCCCTTCCCGGCAACCAACCCGATAATTTTGCAGGCGCTGTCGGTAATCTCGGAATGGATGCCTGGCTGGATAAATCCAGTGTAAAAGCCGGTGAACCTCTAACTCTGAAAGTCAAAATTTCCGGAAGAGGAAATATGAAACTGATTGAACCGCTTAAAGTAAATTTTCCACCCGATTTCGAGGTTTACGACCCCAAAACTATTGACAATATATCAGTTTCTGCAGGCGGGGTGACAGGTAACATAACCTACGAATATTTATTTATTCCAAGAAATGCAGGCACTTATAAAATTGAGCCTGTTATATTCAGCTACTTTGATTTAACCAATAACTCATATAATTCGGTTCGCTCAGCAGAATTTGAAATATCAGTTGACAAAAGCGAGAAAACTATTTCCGGAAATGTGGTTTCAGGTGTTAGAAAAGAAGAAGTGCAATTAATCGGAAAAGACATAAGATTTATAAAGTTAACAAGCGGAAATTTGCAGAAAAACCGTATTAGTTTTATGTTCTCCGATTTGTTTTGGCTTATGCTTTTATTACCCCTTCTTATCTTTTTTATAATATTCTTCTGGCTCAGAAAACGTAAGAAGTTACAATCAGATATTTTATTATTTAAAAATAAACGAGCAACCAAAATATCCAGAAAAAGACTTTCTACTGCAAAAAAATATATGGCAAAATCTGAGCAGAATAAATTTTATGAAGAAATCAACAAAGCGATGTGGGGCTATTTAGGCGATAAACTTGCTATAAATACCTCCGAGCTTACTAAAGACAATGCCAGAAGAATTCTAAATGAATCAGGAGTGAGTGAATCTATGATTGATGAATTCTTAAATGCACTCGATTCTGCTGAATTTGCAAGATACGCTCCAAGTGCATCAAATCACGATATGAATTCAATTTATAAATCAGCAGTAAAATCAATTACTGATTTAGAAGGAGTATTAAGATGA
- a CDS encoding tetratricopeptide repeat protein, translated as MRLLLLIILLIFSLTEFASSKDSKSLIREGNKLYKEEKFNDAEIKYRKAQEIGSSLKSTFNLADALYKQGNYEEAKQKFQELSSMNLDKNTLASVNHNLGNSLFMEGNYEESIKAFKNALKLNPEDNDTRYNLELARRYLQQQQEQQQNQDNQQNQDNKDQNNQEQQQNQDNQQNQDNKQQQNKNRNQDNQQNQDNKQQQNQGDSGEEKQSDKQPKDKGESRPYQISKEDAERMLNAIQKDEKELQKKLKKQKGERAKIERNW; from the coding sequence ATGAGATTATTATTATTGATAATATTATTAATATTTTCCTTAACAGAATTTGCAAGCTCTAAAGATTCAAAGAGCCTCATTCGTGAAGGCAATAAGCTTTACAAGGAAGAGAAATTCAACGATGCTGAAATTAAGTATCGTAAGGCACAGGAAATTGGCAGCAGTCTTAAATCAACCTTTAATCTTGCCGATGCACTTTATAAACAAGGCAATTACGAGGAAGCTAAACAAAAATTTCAAGAACTGAGTTCTATGAACCTCGACAAAAATACCCTCGCCTCGGTTAACCATAATTTGGGTAACTCGCTATTTATGGAAGGTAATTACGAGGAAAGCATTAAAGCATTTAAAAATGCGCTCAAGTTGAACCCTGAGGATAACGATACACGATATAATCTCGAACTTGCACGCAGATACTTACAACAGCAGCAAGAGCAGCAGCAAAATCAGGATAATCAGCAAAATCAGGATAACAAGGACCAAAATAATCAAGAGCAGCAGCAAAATCAGGATAATCAGCAAAATCAGGATAATAAACAGCAGCAAAATAAAAACCGGAATCAAGATAATCAGCAAAATCAGGATAATAAACAACAGCAAAACCAAGGCGACTCCGGTGAAGAAAAGCAATCTGATAAGCAACCTAAGGATAAAGGCGAATCGAGACCTTATCAAATTTCGAAGGAAGATGCCGAAAGAATGCTGAATGCTATACAAAAAGACGAAAAAGAATTGCAGAAGAAACTAAAAAAACAAAAAGGCGAGCGAGCCAAAATAGAAAGGAACTGGTAG
- a CDS encoding helix-turn-helix transcriptional regulator, with protein sequence MLTDDNFDDKMIAEVAAYASVLSNPMRLMIIRKIALENECITSDLQLDLPIKRTTIIQHLQELKNIGILRGNIKGKKLYYCIDYEKLHQIKLFLDSALSLPTPEFNCCVDLIDTNSILPVKS encoded by the coding sequence ATGCTAACAGACGATAATTTTGATGATAAAATGATTGCGGAAGTCGCTGCTTATGCAAGCGTACTTTCAAATCCTATGAGATTAATGATAATCAGAAAAATAGCTCTTGAAAATGAATGTATCACAAGTGACTTACAGTTGGATTTACCAATCAAACGAACAACAATTATCCAGCATCTTCAGGAACTAAAGAATATTGGAATTCTTCGGGGAAATATAAAAGGCAAAAAGCTATATTACTGTATTGACTATGAGAAGCTACATCAAATAAAATTGTTTTTAGATTCGGCACTATCGCTTCCTACTCCCGAATTTAATTGCTGTGTAGATTTGATTGATACAAATTCTATTTTACCTGTAAAATCCTGA
- the dacB gene encoding D-alanyl-D-alanine carboxypeptidase/D-alanyl-D-alanine-endopeptidase, with amino-acid sequence MKSGKRYNIAILSKSLLLIAFSLFSILNLANAQSDSIKSIPVEVLRSDLNALISSSDFANANIGICVQSLETGEYIYQHNESKNFIPASTQKIITTAAGLDLLGEDFRFSTKMYLDGNLSPNGIFAGNLILRGLGDPTISKYFYKEPLEIIDSWVRKLDSLGITSINGNLIGDDSYFDDTYYGPGWSWDDFTFYYSAQVSALSFNDNRVDFYIFSGDSAGATARLTPYPVSSYYRIINSIRTVSDNYNKIIISRTPNGNILNLTGSVPYELSRKTSQNVSITIDNPTHFLLDQFKNKLIEHNIRFTGGVFQKSSFHENIDYTQINPIIEFYSPSLKDIIPIVNQESHNLAAEMLFKTLGKESSGTGSFESGSEFVMSYLQKAGVNTQTIRILDGSGLSRLNLISPDNLVKVLNYIYRSPYSENFMNSLAKPGDPGTLKRRMTRSKAEKSVLAKTGSMNNVSAICGYVTSGDGEIFSFSIMMQNFTVPITMATNLQDLILMRLSGFYR; translated from the coding sequence ATGAAATCAGGTAAAAGATATAATATTGCAATACTCAGCAAATCATTATTATTAATTGCATTTTCTTTATTTTCAATACTTAATCTTGCAAATGCTCAATCTGATTCAATCAAATCAATTCCTGTTGAAGTACTGAGAAGTGATTTAAATGCGTTGATTTCAAGTTCTGATTTTGCTAATGCCAATATAGGAATATGTGTACAATCGCTGGAAACAGGAGAATATATTTATCAGCATAATGAATCGAAAAATTTCATTCCTGCTTCAACTCAGAAAATTATCACTACAGCCGCCGGCTTGGATTTGCTTGGTGAAGATTTTCGGTTTTCAACTAAAATGTATTTAGATGGCAATTTAAGTCCAAACGGCATTTTTGCAGGAAATTTAATCCTACGCGGACTTGGTGATCCGACAATTTCAAAATATTTTTACAAAGAACCTCTTGAAATAATTGATAGCTGGGTCAGAAAGTTGGATTCATTGGGTATAACATCCATCAATGGTAATTTAATAGGTGATGACAGCTATTTCGACGATACATATTATGGTCCCGGTTGGTCCTGGGATGACTTCACGTTTTATTACTCAGCACAAGTATCGGCGCTGTCATTTAATGATAACAGAGTTGATTTTTATATATTTTCGGGAGATTCCGCCGGAGCTACAGCACGCTTGACTCCATATCCTGTTTCATCTTATTATCGGATAATTAATTCGATTAGAACGGTATCTGACAATTATAACAAAATTATTATTTCGAGAACTCCAAATGGGAATATTCTTAATCTTACAGGCTCAGTACCTTATGAATTAAGCCGAAAAACATCTCAAAATGTAAGTATAACCATTGATAATCCTACTCATTTTCTATTAGACCAATTTAAAAACAAGTTGATTGAGCATAATATTCGTTTTACAGGCGGTGTATTTCAAAAATCGTCATTTCATGAAAATATTGATTATACACAAATTAATCCAATTATTGAATTTTATTCACCATCTCTTAAAGATATAATTCCAATAGTAAATCAGGAAAGTCATAACTTAGCGGCTGAAATGCTTTTTAAGACATTGGGGAAAGAGAGCTCGGGAACAGGCTCATTCGAGTCAGGCAGTGAATTTGTTATGTCTTACTTGCAAAAAGCCGGAGTGAACACCCAGACAATCCGAATTCTTGACGGCTCCGGGCTTTCGCGTCTGAATTTAATTTCTCCTGATAATTTAGTGAAAGTACTAAATTATATATATCGTTCGCCATACAGCGAGAACTTCATGAATTCATTAGCAAAACCGGGTGACCCGGGAACTTTGAAACGAAGGATGACGCGCTCAAAAGCCGAAAAAAGTGTTCTTGCAAAAACAGGCTCGATGAATAATGTATCAGCAATTTGCGGCTATGTAACATCAGGTGACGGGGAAATATTTTCTTTCTCTATCATGATGCAAAATTTTACCGTTCCAATTACAATGGCTACAAATCTGCAAGATCTTATTTTAATGAGACTTTCAGGATTTTACAGGTAA
- a CDS encoding VWA domain-containing protein: MFEFENIEYLYGLTGVPVLFIVYYLFRRWRRKRLSSIGNMELVKSLIPDFTGFKPLLKFLFLIVAFTGVILALAGPRIGTKLEEVKRMGVEIIIAVDVSNSMLSEDIKPNRMERSKQAIMRLIDKLEDDRLGIIIFAGKSYLQLPLTTDYSAAKLITSTLSPDLVSLQGTAIGSAIELAIETFTDDDTKSKALIIITDGENHEDDAISAANKAIDKGIVIHTIGMGSSSGGPIPVYEGGRMSGYRKDRQGNTIMSKLDPEILQQIAVASGGEFVFADVSDVNLSELINKLSSMEKEEFGTKKFTEFDEKFQIFLLIVVIFLTLEFFISEKKNRIFSSIVNFMGAKK, encoded by the coding sequence ATGTTTGAATTCGAAAATATTGAATATCTTTACGGGCTAACCGGAGTACCGGTTTTGTTTATCGTATATTATCTTTTCAGGCGATGGAGGCGTAAAAGACTTTCTTCGATAGGCAATATGGAGCTCGTCAAATCATTAATTCCTGATTTTACAGGATTTAAACCTTTATTGAAATTTTTATTTTTGATTGTTGCTTTTACAGGAGTAATTCTCGCATTGGCAGGACCACGCATTGGTACAAAGCTTGAAGAAGTCAAGAGAATGGGAGTTGAAATTATTATTGCTGTTGATGTTTCAAACAGTATGCTCTCCGAAGATATAAAACCCAATCGTATGGAACGCTCAAAACAAGCAATCATGCGACTTATTGACAAACTCGAAGATGACAGGCTTGGTATAATCATATTTGCCGGAAAATCATATCTTCAGCTCCCGCTAACCACTGATTATTCAGCCGCTAAGCTTATAACATCAACTCTCAGCCCTGATCTTGTTAGTCTTCAGGGCACTGCAATAGGTTCTGCTATAGAACTTGCCATTGAAACATTCACTGATGATGACACAAAAAGTAAAGCACTGATTATTATTACAGATGGCGAAAATCATGAAGATGATGCCATATCAGCAGCAAACAAAGCTATAGACAAGGGAATTGTAATTCATACAATTGGTATGGGAAGTAGTTCCGGCGGTCCAATACCTGTTTACGAAGGTGGAAGAATGTCAGGATACAGAAAAGATCGTCAGGGAAATACTATTATGTCTAAGCTCGACCCGGAAATCCTACAGCAAATTGCGGTTGCAAGCGGAGGCGAGTTTGTATTTGCAGATGTATCGGACGTTAATTTATCTGAACTTATCAATAAATTATCATCTATGGAAAAAGAAGAATTCGGTACAAAAAAGTTTACTGAATTTGATGAAAAATTTCAAATATTTTTGCTAATTGTTGTCATATTTTTGACTCTTGAATTTTTTATTTCCGAAAAGAAAAATCGTATTTTTAGTTCAATCGTGAATTTTATGGGAGCAAAAAAATGA